ACACTCATCTGTCCTGTAGCGTACCTGTACCCAACGTCTAAGTCGTGTCAACGCATACGTTGACGTATCGATGTCGACCGCTGACGAACAGATTCGAGTTAGCGACCGGGTGAAACGGCACCTCGATCGCCGGAGACGCGAAGGGGAGAGCTGTAACGATGTTCTCGAGCGACTCTTCGAAAAGGACGGTGAGCACGATCTCCTCGCTGGGTTCGGACGGTGGTCGGACGACCACGCTGATCGCGTTCGTGAGGCGCGCAAGAAGGAGAAAGAGAAGTCGAAAGCGAGGAACCGCCGTCTGTCGGAGGAGAGATGAAAGTACTCGATGCGAATTTTCTCATCGATTATCTGAACGGTGTTGACGCGACTGCCGAGTACTTACTCGCAAACGAGAACGAACAATTTGTATTTCCGGCACCAGCCTATGCTGAGGTGTTGGTCGGGGAAGGAAACGCTCCGAATGGTGACGTGACTGCGGCAGCGGTCGATCTCTCGTGGGGAGAGGTCTACGAGATTACCGAACAAACCACTGTTCTCGCCGGCGACATCGCAGATGAGGTCGGCCCACAGGGACCGTTCCTGACCGGAATGGACGCGCTCATCGCAGCAGTTGGCCGAGAGGTAGACGCGCCAGTCGTTTTAGCGGACGGTGACCTTACGCACGAAGCGGTCAAGGCGGTCATTGCTGTTGAGGAATACCGGAACTGATCGACCGACAACTGGTACAATCGGAGTTCTGCTACAGCGACAGAAGACGAAAGTCCACCGGCTTCACAGTAGGTACCAGTTCAGACCTCAGGAAAACCGTTAGAGCGGATGGAAGTCACCATCCAGTATCCGACCGAATACAAGATGGGACGTGATGTAACCAGAGCCCCGACTCTGGAAGATGGTGTTACTCGTCGCCAGGGGAGGGGCGCGGCATTGCTTCGATATCTCGAATTCGCGGCGTTTTCTCTACGGATTGCCATTGACGCGTCCACGCTTCTTCAGGAAATAACCCGTTTTGATCGAATAACGCACGAGCCTCCGCAGACAGCTCGAAAAACTGGTAGGGGAAGCCACCAGTGCGCTCTCCTGGCTCGAACTCCAGCAACTGCACAACGCCCACGTCTGCTAACGTCTTGAGGTGGCGACGAATGGCGTCATCACTCAGTCGAGGATTCATGTACGTCAGTTCCTCAACGCTGGGCGCTCCCTTGGGGTGGCCAACGATATCAGCGATGATATCTGCCCGCTTCTTGTCAGTCGCCTTCTGGAGGGCTTTCCACGCGTCGAATCCATTACTCGGACCGACCGTCTCCCCCCTGCTGGACACCGTCTCCGTGTCGGGTCTCATACGTCCTTCTTCGGGCGCTTCCGCAATAAGCATTCGCACCTGAGTGATGGTCGCTCCACAACTCGAATGAATATACTGTCATAACCATATCGACGGCAATCGCACAGTTGATATGCTTCCAGCATGTATAACCACAAAATGAATGCTGACGGTTGTGACGATGAACCGCATGACGGTGGCGGTTCAACCGCACCCTCGCAGGACGAGTTGCTCGACAAGTTGGAGAACGTCAGTCTCTCACCGACAGAACACCAGCGGATCAAGGACCTGGTGAATCGAGATTTAACCGAGATCAAGGGATATGACCGGCGGTATCTAAGCGTCGGAGCGGGTGGGACAACTGGAGCAGCGACACGCCGAAAGATCGTCTACGAGCTGTTGGATGGTCGAACGGACCCGCCCGCCGTCGCCTTTCGATTAGAGGACTACGGCCTGACGCCCGACGAAATCAGACTCTGGGCTCGCGCCTTCGATATCCTCTGTGGCCGAGCCACACATATCGTTGCCGTGATCGAGGACTTTGATGGCGGGTACGTGTGGGAAATGGGGCTACTGTTCGCTCCGCCGTACCGGGAAAAAGCGTGGATCCTGAAACGAAAGTACGATGATCCACAGACCGAGAGAGAAAAGTACGAAAACGGGATGGCGGCGTCACACGTCGAACTGCTCCTCACTGGTCCTCGCTGTTTTGGATGGGCAGACACGGACGACCTTCGAGACTCTGTTAGCGAGATCCCGTGAGGAGGGGTGGCTTCGTGGCGGGGCGACGCCCATGGACGAGCGCTTGACGGCAAACACCGCGCCAGTAGTGACGAGAGGTACCCATGAAACGCTGATAGGTCCGACCGAAAATGACGGGACGATCGGCTGAATACGGAACTGATCTGGGGACCGTTGGGGATGAGCTGACGGTCGGTACGTATCGGTTCGAATCGAGTAACAGAACACAAATCTCTAACTGTGCGAAAGAGATAATGGTCCGAATAGAGACTATAGAGGTGAGAAGATGGTCCTGAAGGATATTCCCACTGTCGATGAACTGGCCGAAACAACCGGCCAGTCCAAGGAACAACTTCTGAAGGACCGTGAGGCTGCGGCGAAAATGTCGAGCGCTGCTGACGACGAGTAGCAGTACATCTATTTCGATCTGTCGTCGGACTCATCACTCACGTCGAGGATTTCTGCCGCTACGTCTTTCACATGCTGCTGGTGAGAAGCAGACGTCTGGACGTCTTGGGCCGCTTCGAGTTGGTCATTGACGACGGCGTTTTGCTGTGGTCCCCACGTCTCCGGTGGGTGGGACTCGATATATTCGACCCAGCGCTTGATGCCCTCGATGCGCTGCTCGCGGTTGCGTTCGTGCTTTTCCTCGAGGTGTTCACGCACGTTTGAGTCGCTCATACTCACTCCACGTCCAGCCGTGTTACCCATTCTTCAAGCTGAGCCACACTAAAACCATCTCCTGGGCTGCCCCCTTCTGGTCATCGCCGATCTTCGAGATCATCAATCGCGCGGTGAAACTGCTCGCTGTTCGGTGGATGTGCCGCCCTCGCCTGTTCTTCTAGCACACCGATGTACGTCTCGAACTCGTCTTGCTCAAGCGTAGCCGCGAGCACGCACTCGACGTAACCGTCGAGGGCAGACTGCAAGGCGCTGGCGTAGTGGTCGTATGCGGCGTCGATTCGATGCTCGTTGGCGTCGATCTCTTCGAACAGCGCGCGATAGACGGTCGCGGCTTCCAGGTAGCGCTCGCGCTCGCGATAGTGCGTAGCCACCTCGAAGAACTGCGAGAAGTCGATGGCGTCGGTGACGACCGGATACTCCTGTGTGTGCCGGTCGAACAGTTGCTCGATTTCGGCGCGGTAGTCGTCGACAGACTTTCCGGCACTGCCGAAACGCGAAACGAACTGCTCACGGAGGTCTGGCTGTTCTGCGAGGACATCGCGGAGAAACGCTCGGAGGTCGTCGGCCGAGACGGTTTGGAGTAGCGACTCCACCTGTTCGCTCTCGTCCCGGGGCGGATCGGCGGCGACAGTCAACAATACTGCAACAACGTGTTTGCACTCCCCAGCGCCGTCGTAGGGACACGTACATCGGGCGTCGATGGTGTCCGCTCCCCATTCGACGACTACGTCGTAGTGAGACGACCCGCGTACGACGGCGGTGACGATGTCGTCGAACCGTTCGATTCGCTGGATACGCCCCTCGTTGTGATACCGTTGCCCCCGTTCGAACACGGCATCAGTGCACAGACTTCGGATGGTCGACTCGTCGATGATCATCTATTGATCAGCACTCCCGCCATACTGTTGTTTTGTTCCCTCGCCGTGTAGATGCCCTGTCTCACAGCCACTCGTGCCCACCCACGAGAGACGCACTCGAGTGCAGACGATTGAGAGGGACGACTCTCGCTTCTCGAGCAACAACCCGGCGTACCGCGGCTACCCGTGAGTAGTCCACCAAGGTCGACCGTTTTCCACGCCGTCGTACAACACAACTCATCGGAGCACAGAACTATAGTAACAACTGCAACTAGTTACACACTGATCGCCGAGCAGGCTGGCGATCAGGTGTGCAGTGACTTGCAGTGGCTACTATAACGGACGTTACCCTTCTTTCAGCAATAACTCTCACCCATGATGACCTATTGACGAACATACAATCCCGTCTCCACACAGCAGGCTGTCGATTGGTCGCTTCGATGATGCAGTGCAACTGAACGGACGAGTCGATACCAATCTGTGTCGTGATTCAGGGGGAGGCCCTCCACACTTCACCGCTCGACGCAGTTCTCAGAGTGGGGCTCAAACAGCTGTACGCAACAGTTGTGGGTCACAGCCACCGTATAGCCGTAATACCGAAAGGTTACACGGACGGGTGACCCGTGACGATTTGCGTGGTCGACAAGCGAACCCAGTGCTGCCGGATCTATCCGGTCGTGCAGCGGCGGGAGGTCGGCCACCGGAGTATTGGTTCTGGCGGCAACCGCCCGCGTAATCGCTGCTGTGAGTGAATCGGACCCCTGGACGTTGACACGGAGAAGGAGGTCCTCACTCTCCGGATTGGAGTCGCTGTTGGGGTTGGTCATAGTAGAGAGTGTGACTATCGTCCAAAGAGACTGGTTCCAATACAGTTGGGTACCGTAACCTCTCTAAAATCACACGGTTTACACGATGGCGGCCAGTAGATTAATACACGCCCCATACCACTGCATAGATAGCGAAGCAGGCGGCGTTGCCGATACAACCACCGTACGAGTCGACAACACCGTCCTCTTCGCGTCGCTACCGTCGTCAGACGGTAGCCCACTGCCGCTGTCCGATCCACCATCCCTGTGAATCGGACACAGGTCCGACTGCAGGGTGTACGCGTGTCCCACAACTCGCGTTGTACCCCGCAGTCGGCCTACTCATGTCTCTGTGCGCCACCCAACTGTCGTCACACCTGCACTGAGTTAGCGGTGCAGACACCGTGGCCTCTGCCTCTAATCAACGACTACGCGACCGGTGTGCAGGAGCCACGCTTCTCTCAGCAGTGATAGCAATCCACTTTTCTTCATACACGTGTTCGTTCGGATATGGACATTTTCGTCACGGGCGGTGCCGGCTTCATCGGCGGTCACCTCGCCGAGTCGTTCGCCGCGGCCGGCCACGACGTCACGGTGCTCGATAACTACGAACCGTACTACGACCTCGGGATCAAGGAGCACAACGTCGAAGCGGTCGAAGCAGCCGCCACCGACTCCGATGGCTCCTGCGAGATCGTCGACGGCTCGGTCACCGACGCCGACCTCCTCACCTCACTCACCAACCAAACCGACGTCATCTACCACCAGGCCGCCCAGGCCGGCGTCCGCAAGAGCGTCGAGGAACCGGACAAGGTCAACGAGTTCAACGTCACGGGCACCGTCAACGTCCTCGAGGCGGCCCGCACCAACGACGTCGACCGGGTCGTCTACGCCTCCTCCTCGAGTGTCTACGGGAAACCGGAGTACCTCCCCTACGACGAGGCCCACCCGAACGAACCCGTCTCTCCCTACGGCGTCTCCAAGCTCTCGGCCGAACACTACATGCGCGTCTACAACGAGGTGTACGGCCTCCCGACGGTCTCCCTGCGCTATTTCACCGTCTACGGGCCGCGAATGCGTCCCAACATGGCCATCTCGAACTTCGTCTCGCGCTGTATGCGCGGCGAGCCGCCGGTCATCTACGGCGACGGCGAACAGACGCGGGACTTCACCTACATCGCGGACGTCGTCGACGCCAACCACCGCCTGCTCACCGACGACAGCGCCGACGGCGAAGTGATGAACATCGGGTCGACGGACAACATCGACATCGAAACGCTCGCGGAGGTCGTCCGCGACGAGATCGATCCCGACCTCCCACTCGAGTACACCGAGGCACGGGATGGCGATGCCGAACACACGCACGCGGACATCTCGAAGGCGAACGAGTTGATCGGCTACGAGCCGAGTCGGGATATCCGCGAGGGTGTCGGCGAGTTCATCGACTGGTACGAAACGAACCGCGAATGGTACGAGCCACTCGTTGTGAACTCTTAATCGAGAGTCGCCGCTTGCTGGAAACCTGCCACTACCGCGAACACGGCCTCACTTTCAATTGCAGCCACTCCACTGCCCAATAACAGATACTAATAGCTAATAACAACCCAATCAGAGACAAATAGCCTAAATAACCGTTCAGTCGTCGACTACAAACATGTGAGGCTGAACGTTTATACGGGAGGAATAGCTAGCCCTGATGAATGCCCGATTCCGACACTGCCGACGCACCGCCTATTTCTCCGTCGGCAGTTCCCAACGCCGACGTCGACTTTTTCCAGACGCTCGTCGAGAATACGTCGGACGGGCTTCTCACCATCGACCGGGACAGCCAGATCGTGTTTGCGAACCCGGCGATCGAAGACATTCTCGGCTATCCGCCGGAGGAACTGGTCGGCAGTTCGAAACTCGAGATCATTCCCGAACGGTTGCGGCCGGTTCACGAGCGACAACTCGAGGCCTACATCGAAACGGGCGACCGAAACATCGACTGGGACGGGATGGAACTGCCCGCACTCCACAAAGACGGCCACGAGGTCCCGGTTTCGATCAGCCTCCGAGAACACGACTACAGGGGGACGACACTGTTCACCGGGGTCTTTCGGGACATCTCCGAACGAAAGGAACGAGAGGAACGCCTGCAGGAGCAGAACGAGCGCCTTACGGAGTTTGCAAGCGTTCTCTCCCACGATCTGCAGAGTTTAGTAAACGTTGCACAGGGGTACACCATGGAGCTGAGCGAGGGGTCCGACCACGACCAGGACGAACTCGAGGAGATCCAGGACGCACTGACTCGCATCCAGGAACTCCACGACGATATGCTCACACTGACCCACTACGATGAGCCCCGGTCCGTCGAGACCGTCTCACTGGAGACGATTGCAGCCGAGTCCTGGCGCTGGGTCAACACGAAAAACGCACAGCTAGTGGTTACAGACGACGTCCAGCCGATCCAGGCCGACGGAGCCCAGTTCAAATCGCTGCTCGAGAATCTGTTCAACAACGCAGTCGAACACGGTGGACCCGACACGACTGTCGAAATCGGCTGGCTGGAGTCAGGAGCCGGCTTTTACGTTGCAGACGACGGCGCGGGGATCCCCGAGGAAGAGCAGGACGCCATTTTCGAGCACGGATACACGACTCACCTTGACGGGACCGGGCTTGGCCTCTCGATCGTCGAACAGGTCGCCGCCGCTCACGACTGGGACCTCACACTCGGCGATTGTCGAGACGGGGCGCGGTTCGAGTTCCGACTCGAGTAGTCCATCCAATTTCGTCCTTTCGTCCCTCCGCACCACTCGCTCTCTGCGATCAGTGCAGTTCGAACGCATCAGTTTGATATCCTGCAGAGCGACGCGAAAATGTGGTCAGAAACCCTGATCAGGAATCGTCAGTCCGCTCCTCAGTCGCCGAGTCCGCCGGCTCATCTCGCTGTGCCGGTGGCTCCGGCGGCTCGAACGCTGCAACCAGCCACCGACCAACGCGTGTCTCTAGTACCTCGTCGAGACTGTGCCGTGCCCGAGTCCCCACCGCTGCAATCCCCGCGCCAACGATGTGGAGCGCGATCAGTAGCTCGGACACTGCGGATTCGAGCACGACCGAGACGAGCAACGAGAGAAGGACGAGCGGCAACAGAACGAGACTCGCCAGGCGAATCGGCTGGTCACGAACCGCCGCCCCCAGCTGTCGACCCCGCGCTGCAATGCCGGAGGACTCGAGTGCCACCTCGAGGCGTTCGATGACCCAATCGAGCAGGCGGATCACCGGCCCGACCGTCCACGTTTCGCGCAGGTCGATAACGATGACGTCGGGATCCGGTTCGGCGGTCAGCCAGCGATAGCAGTACGACTGCTCGACGTAGTGTTTCCAGGTGCCGGCGATGGATGCGAGCCGCGACTGTCGCGCGATCTCGGTCGCTCGTGATTCGGCACGCGACAGCGCCGCGCCGGCGTCGCCCAGGCGGGAGTTCGTCACGGATTTGCGAAGCTTGTTCAGTGCCTCAACACTCCGTGACGTTCCATCATCCGCACCGTCGCTGTCGGTGTTCCCGGTATCCGAACCCGGCGCATCTGCGTTTCGCGTCTCTGGATCCGTCGCATCTCCGTCCCCTGTATCCGTCCCTCCCGTCTCTGTGTCTCCAGTTCCCGCATCCGCGGTGCTGGAATCGCGAGTCCCATCGCTCTCAATGTGATCGACCGTTGTCTTGGTGGACTCTGCAGGCCGATCGGCATCAATATCGGTCATCGCTGTCTCACCGCCGCGAACGACCGCCGCTGTGTCGCTTGAGCACCCGAGAGCACCGCCGCTCGCTCGACAACCAAGGGCCCGAAGTGACTGGAGATCATATCGAGAGCGAACATAGGACGACAGGCGGCAACCGGTGTTACTCGAGTTCGATTACGGTGCCGCTAACAGTCGTCGACTCAAGGTCGAGTGCAATAGTGCTTCCGGCCGTGAGCCGGTCACCTCGGAACTGGACGCCGGGCTCGCCATCCCGTTCGGTGGTCGCCAGGTCGACTGTGAGCGTCACGTCCTCGTTCTGTGGGTGTTCGGTCTCGAACAGCTCGCCGTCTTCGGTCTCGGCGATGACGGTTGCCGGTTCGCGCTCGACGGCGGTGACCGTCGCAATCGTCTCGCCGTGTGCGGTTTCGGTCATGTTCTCGGCGAGTTCGTCCGCGACGCTGGGGGCGACGCTCGAGAGTTCGACTTCGGCAGTTGTCGTCGTCGACTCGATATCGAGCGTGTCGTGGTCAGTGCTAACTGCGGAGACGGTGCCGTTCGTCGCGTACCAGCCCAGATCGAGTCGCAGGCTCTCACCGAGGTGGAGCGGTCCGTCACCGACGCGGAAGACGTCTCGGTCGTACTCATCTGGCGTGGCAACCCCGTCGATCTCCGCGCGAACGAGTGCCTCCTGTGCGCCGTTCGGCGAGGATGGTGTCACGTGGACGTCAGTGACGGTTACCTGTTCGCCACTTCCCGCAATCGTCGCGACCGTTCCGTTGTCCAGCCGCTCGGTAACGTACTCGGGCTGCTCACCCAGTTCGAGCGTGACATAGCGCGTCTCCGATTCGCCTTCCGGTTCGGACTCGGACGCGCCCTCGTCCGTTGGCTCGTCGCCGGATCCCATAACGAGCGCTGCGCCAGCGACGACGACGGCGAGCACCATGAGGATGACGAGCGCGTCGACGACGTTGACAACGCCGAAGATGTTGCCGTCCTCGTCGATCACTGCCATTGGTCGAGTCGGTGTCTGTCCTGTCGCCGGCGACACCGTGCCGGCGTTCTCACTTTCGGCTCGATCGGACGCACACCGGTGGCCGCCTGGGCGATCCCCGATCGCCAGCCGGTGTCGCTGCTCCGCTCACTCCCGTTCATGCCACAGTTCTGCAGACACGATGCTAAATAGATTCTCCTTCGGGAATAAGTGATCCCAACTGGCGAGTTTTTGCCGGCGACAGTCGCCCTGGTTGACAATCTTACCATTCCAGTTCGGCCAATTCGTTTATCTACTCCACCATTCGAACTCCTTCGTCCGGCGAGCGGGGCCACAACTCGGCTGCAAACCCGCGTCTTCCGTTCGCAGGTGGCCTCAACAGGATATCGACACAGCTGTGCTACTTCCACCAGTTCCGACCGTCAGTTCCGTCACTCCCGTCTCACAGTCCTCCGGCTCCCAGTCGATGGCGCTCTCGGTCGTCCCATCTGCTGTCTCGACCGAAAGCTCGTACTCTCCAGCCGCGACGAACTCGAGTACCACGTCGCCGCGCGCGGGCAGTTCCAGGTTTCGACTCAGCAGCCCATCGCCGTCGTGTACTAGCTCCACCGTTGTGTCCACCGGTTCGTCGGTCGTGTTCGCGATCCGGACGCCGTAGACCCCGTCCGTCCCGTCCCACGGCTCGCTCTCGTCTGCGGGTCGAATTGCCGCGCGCTCGAGTACATCGTTGTCGATGGACTCGAGTTCAGTTGTGTCCGTCTCGTCTGCTTCCGCATGATCGCTGTTTGTGCCGTTTGTGCTCTCTGCCCCCTCCGTGTCTCCCGCGTTCGTCGGCGTCCGATCCGTCGACGAACTGGTATCGAGACAGCCGGCGAGGAAGGCGAGCACGCCGCCGGCGAGTGCGGCGAACGCGCGTCTGGAGAGTGCTG
The DNA window shown above is from Natrialba magadii ATCC 43099 and carries:
- a CDS encoding antitoxin VapB family protein — protein: MSTADEQIRVSDRVKRHLDRRRREGESCNDVLERLFEKDGEHDLLAGFGRWSDDHADRVREARKKEKEKSKARNRRLSEER
- a CDS encoding PIN domain-containing protein, which encodes MKVLDANFLIDYLNGVDATAEYLLANENEQFVFPAPAYAEVLVGEGNAPNGDVTAAAVDLSWGEVYEITEQTTVLAGDIADEVGPQGPFLTGMDALIAAVGREVDAPVVLADGDLTHEAVKAVIAVEEYRN
- a CDS encoding helix-turn-helix domain-containing protein — its product is MRPDTETVSSRGETVGPSNGFDAWKALQKATDKKRADIIADIVGHPKGAPSVEELTYMNPRLSDDAIRRHLKTLADVGVVQLLEFEPGERTGGFPYQFFELSAEARALFDQNGLFPEEAWTRQWQSVEKTPRIRDIEAMPRPSPGDE
- a CDS encoding SWIM zinc finger family protein yields the protein MIIDESTIRSLCTDAVFERGQRYHNEGRIQRIERFDDIVTAVVRGSSHYDVVVEWGADTIDARCTCPYDGAGECKHVVAVLLTVAADPPRDESEQVESLLQTVSADDLRAFLRDVLAEQPDLREQFVSRFGSAGKSVDDYRAEIEQLFDRHTQEYPVVTDAIDFSQFFEVATHYRERERYLEAATVYRALFEEIDANEHRIDAAYDHYASALQSALDGYVECVLAATLEQDEFETYIGVLEEQARAAHPPNSEQFHRAIDDLEDRR
- a CDS encoding HalOD1 output domain-containing protein, encoding MTNPNSDSNPESEDLLLRVNVQGSDSLTAAITRAVAARTNTPVADLPPLHDRIDPAALGSLVDHANRHGSPVRVTFRYYGYTVAVTHNCCVQLFEPHSENCVER
- a CDS encoding NAD-dependent epimerase/dehydratase family protein; translation: MDIFVTGGAGFIGGHLAESFAAAGHDVTVLDNYEPYYDLGIKEHNVEAVEAAATDSDGSCEIVDGSVTDADLLTSLTNQTDVIYHQAAQAGVRKSVEEPDKVNEFNVTGTVNVLEAARTNDVDRVVYASSSSVYGKPEYLPYDEAHPNEPVSPYGVSKLSAEHYMRVYNEVYGLPTVSLRYFTVYGPRMRPNMAISNFVSRCMRGEPPVIYGDGEQTRDFTYIADVVDANHRLLTDDSADGEVMNIGSTDNIDIETLAEVVRDEIDPDLPLEYTEARDGDAEHTHADISKANELIGYEPSRDIREGVGEFIDWYETNREWYEPLVVNS
- a CDS encoding PAS domain S-box protein, producing the protein MPDSDTADAPPISPSAVPNADVDFFQTLVENTSDGLLTIDRDSQIVFANPAIEDILGYPPEELVGSSKLEIIPERLRPVHERQLEAYIETGDRNIDWDGMELPALHKDGHEVPVSISLREHDYRGTTLFTGVFRDISERKEREERLQEQNERLTEFASVLSHDLQSLVNVAQGYTMELSEGSDHDQDELEEIQDALTRIQELHDDMLTLTHYDEPRSVETVSLETIAAESWRWVNTKNAQLVVTDDVQPIQADGAQFKSLLENLFNNAVEHGGPDTTVEIGWLESGAGFYVADDGAGIPEEEQDAIFEHGYTTHLDGTGLGLSIVEQVAAAHDWDLTLGDCRDGARFEFRLE
- a CDS encoding DUF4330 family protein, which encodes MAVIDEDGNIFGVVNVVDALVILMVLAVVVAGAALVMGSGDEPTDEGASESEPEGESETRYVTLELGEQPEYVTERLDNGTVATIAGSGEQVTVTDVHVTPSSPNGAQEALVRAEIDGVATPDEYDRDVFRVGDGPLHLGESLRLDLGWYATNGTVSAVSTDHDTLDIESTTTTAEVELSSVAPSVADELAENMTETAHGETIATVTAVEREPATVIAETEDGELFETEHPQNEDVTLTVDLATTERDGEPGVQFRGDRLTAGSTIALDLESTTVSGTVIELE